TCGGGAAGAATAGGGAAACCGGTGAAAATCCGGTGCTGCCCCGCAACTGTAATTGGCGCGAACATACAGCAATATGCCACTGTTTTTCTGATTTTGAAAATCCCCTTTTCAAAGTCTTTAACCGGGAAGGTGCTGTATGTGGCCTAAGCCAGGAGACCTGCCGTAACAGCTAATTAATCTGCCTTCGTGGGCCAAGGTGAGATAATGAACAACTGTGTTAACATACCTTATTCTATTAGCCGTATTACATGGTTTCTTTTCTCTTTCCACGCAAGGTTACAACTTTTAATGCTATTTCTTAAAAAGGAGTAACTCTTATGCATAAGTTTACCATTAGTTTTCTTCTGGCACTTTTTTCTGTGCTTGTCAGTAATACACTGCGGGCTTCGGAAAACCCCGATTCCCTCAAAACATACAGCCTGAGCGGTGTGGTCGTTACGGCCAACAGAACCGCTACACCAATTAAGGAAACCGCAAGCTCGGTTACGGTTATCGGGGAAGATGAAATTAAAAGAAGCCAGAAGATTTCTCTGCCCGAAATTTTAGGCAACGTGCCTGGACTTAGCGTCGTGCGCCAGGGCGGACCCGGCGGGCTCTCCAGCGTATTTATGAGAGGCGCAAATGCTGAACAGACTCTCTTCTTAATTGACGGGGTTGCCGTTAACGACCCCAGCTCTTTAAGCAACTCATACGACATGTCGAACTTCCCGCTGGATAATATTGAAAGGGTGGAGGTTCTGCGCGGACCACAGAGCACACTCTACGGATCTGAGGCTATGGCGGGCGTTATCAGCATATTCACAAAAAAGGGAAGCGGAAAACCCCGCTACTCTCTTTCACTTGAAGGAGGCTCATACGACACGTATAAAGGAAACGCTTCCTTAAACGGCAGCTTGGGCATTATAGACTATAGCCTCGGCTACTCACGCTACGATACAAAAGGCTTTTCTTCGGCCGATGAAAAGTACGGCAACAGCGAAAAAGACGGCAACCTTAATAATTCCTTATTCTCGCGCGTGGGACTGAAGCTGACGGATAACCTGAGCCTGGACTTTATGTTTAACTACACTAAGGCCAAAACCGGCCTGGACCAGAATGAAATGAAAGGCGATGACCCGAACTTCACGTATAACCTTGAAGAAAGCCTGTTCAAAACCTCGGGCAGCCTTTTAAGCTTTGAGGGAAAATGGAAGCAGACCCTTTCGGCTTCTGTTATGAGGCACATAAGCCACGCTATTGATGATCCTGACGGCATGAGGCCCCTGACCTCTTCCGTGGCTTATTTCAACGGAACGAGAATTAAGCTCGACTGGCAGAACGAGATAAAGCTTTATGAGAAAAACATAATGGTCTTTGGCTTTGAAAGCGGTTTTGAAAAGGCCAATACGGAATATAATTCCGCCTCCGAGTGGGGACCTTTTTCTTCAGCTTTATCCAGCAAAATGCTGAATACCTCGGGCGTGTATTTGGAGCAGCAGTTGAACCTTCAGGATGCCCTTTTTATGAGCCTTGGCGCAAGATACGACTATCATGAAAAGTTCGGCTCGGTTGTAACTTACCGCATTGCCCCGGCATATTTTATCAATGCAACCGCAACAAAGCTGAAGGCTACATATGCTACAGGCTTTAAGAGCCCGTCGTTATACTACCTTTACGACCCGTCGTTCGGCAACCCTTCACTCAAGCCGGAAAAAAGCAAGGGCTTCGACGTGGGCTTTGAGCAGTACCTCTTAAACAACAAGGTTACAGCAGGCCTTACATACTTTAACAATACTTTTTCTGACCTGATTGGATATGACAATTCTTTTAAGACAATTAATATAGCAAAGGCCGAAGCCAAGGGCTGGGAGGTGTTCCTTAATGCGTCTTC
The Ignavibacteria bacterium genome window above contains:
- a CDS encoding TonB-dependent receptor → MHKFTISFLLALFSVLVSNTLRASENPDSLKTYSLSGVVVTANRTATPIKETASSVTVIGEDEIKRSQKISLPEILGNVPGLSVVRQGGPGGLSSVFMRGANAEQTLFLIDGVAVNDPSSLSNSYDMSNFPLDNIERVEVLRGPQSTLYGSEAMAGVISIFTKKGSGKPRYSLSLEGGSYDTYKGNASLNGSLGIIDYSLGYSRYDTKGFSSADEKYGNSEKDGNLNNSLFSRVGLKLTDNLSLDFMFNYTKAKTGLDQNEMKGDDPNFTYNLEESLFKTSGSLLSFEGKWKQTLSASVMRHISHAIDDPDGMRPLTSSVAYFNGTRIKLDWQNEIKLYEKNIMVFGFESGFEKANTEYNSASEWGPFSSALSSKMLNTSGVYLEQQLNLQDALFMSLGARYDYHEKFGSVVTYRIAPAYFINATATKLKATYATGFKSPSLYYLYDPSFGNPSLKPEKSKGFDVGFEQYLLNNKVTAGLTYFNNTFSDLIGYDNSFKTINIAKAEAKGWEVFLNASSIYNFNFGFNYSYTESQDKSPESLENGMQLLRRPKNKLGLNAGYEFSSAKLNLEVLNIGEREDKDFTAFTRVPLKSYTLVNLAASYSITPMLRVFGRVDNLLNAKYEEVLFYGTPGRSAYVGLKLNFE